One Paraburkholderia caffeinilytica DNA segment encodes these proteins:
- a CDS encoding glycosyltransferase, which yields MNKIGGNVPVVVFAYNRPRHLEATLWALRSAHGASEIDLLIFCDGPRSESEQNPVNEVRDIAQNAQGFRSVKVFASSENCGLGNSVIRGVGYALSFYESVIVIEDDVEVSPGFLVYMHGALHEYVNNNKVFSISGYSPPVEGRERFGNGFFIPRICSWGWATWRDRWQSVDWNVGEYALFIKDRSRRLEFCRAGRDMLDMLINQVEGESESWAIRFDFARFISGDGLTLYPSSSLVKNSGMDGSGEHFEKSRRYRTQMSERTEFVFPPLVEEAGELTVAFSAFYPRRLRSRLAIWARRMHVHGPARKAFRFVLR from the coding sequence ATGAATAAGATTGGGGGAAACGTTCCTGTTGTTGTGTTCGCATATAACCGCCCTCGGCATCTTGAAGCGACGTTATGGGCACTGCGGTCCGCTCACGGTGCAAGTGAAATAGATTTGTTGATATTTTGCGATGGCCCTCGAAGCGAGAGCGAACAAAATCCAGTGAATGAGGTTCGCGATATAGCGCAAAATGCGCAAGGCTTTCGAAGCGTGAAAGTGTTCGCTTCGAGCGAGAATTGTGGACTGGGTAATTCAGTAATTCGAGGGGTTGGCTACGCCTTGTCATTCTATGAATCCGTCATTGTTATCGAGGATGATGTTGAAGTTTCACCTGGCTTTTTGGTTTACATGCATGGTGCATTGCATGAGTATGTAAATAATAATAAAGTCTTTTCTATATCTGGTTATTCTCCTCCGGTTGAAGGGCGGGAGCGTTTCGGTAATGGTTTTTTTATTCCGAGAATCTGCTCGTGGGGTTGGGCCACGTGGCGGGATAGATGGCAATCTGTAGATTGGAATGTCGGAGAATACGCGCTATTTATAAAGGATCGATCTCGGCGCCTGGAGTTTTGTCGCGCGGGACGCGATATGCTTGATATGCTGATCAACCAGGTAGAGGGTGAGTCCGAATCCTGGGCGATTCGTTTTGATTTTGCGCGGTTTATATCTGGAGATGGATTAACCTTGTATCCTTCGTCGTCACTGGTAAAAAATAGTGGAATGGATGGGAGCGGTGAGCATTTTGAAAAATCGCGGCGTTACCGGACTCAAATGAGCGAGAGAACGGAATTTGTCTTCCCTCCGCTTGTTGAGGAGGCAGGCGAATTGACCGTTGCATTCTCAGCATTTTATCCGAGAAGGCTGCGCAGTCGACTGGCTATATGGGCGAGACGGATGCACGTTCATGGTCCCGCACGTAAAGCATTTCGCTTTGTACTTCGCTAG
- a CDS encoding oligosaccharide flippase family protein, giving the protein MEIRLSSIVKKGGAQLISSILMAVLQLLQISVIARSFSAASLGIVSINLIIVAIATVFSDFGLQSFVIQDKRDMKFTVLDVRTVLPIFISATVVISLVGACLARYCFGASDIGNALLWIAPAMPLTVISGPVQGIAVRELHIERLAFAEFAGKVCGVATTVFMALFEHAVVSVIAGFYVSQVVRLLLLHETALALLIAPRGQERSAGRRGVIVSYAVAQMLGQVSNTLAAKADELIVAAAMPLETFGIYSSMKQLVIQAVAFVAPVVRRLTMPFFASHRGGASEKSRLTPNNLICWSNAVYIGFFVSLALASEPLTRFIFGSKFINHTDWLILFAVLWSVRTFAGGAISAYLQSTGAPLADFWWTLVQLIVQTTVMLMTSPSGVYVMLISAIVSYLVVAVLGYLTIYRWKSRVSVCEVVVIIIIPALSYYVIGLSLLWLESAFEIYWIDAVCVLIFMCAVIAVTSVTSGDRRILFKRSAV; this is encoded by the coding sequence ATGGAAATCAGGTTGTCTTCAATCGTAAAAAAGGGCGGCGCGCAGCTGATTTCATCGATTTTAATGGCGGTTCTTCAGCTCTTGCAGATCAGTGTTATTGCGCGCTCCTTTTCTGCAGCATCGTTAGGTATTGTGTCTATCAACCTCATCATCGTGGCCATCGCCACCGTATTTTCGGATTTCGGCCTGCAAAGCTTTGTAATTCAAGATAAGAGGGATATGAAATTTACGGTGCTGGATGTTCGGACGGTGCTGCCGATATTTATATCTGCAACGGTCGTGATTAGTCTCGTTGGTGCGTGCTTGGCTCGATATTGTTTCGGCGCCTCGGATATCGGAAATGCATTGCTGTGGATTGCGCCTGCGATGCCATTGACCGTGATAAGCGGCCCGGTTCAAGGCATCGCAGTTCGGGAGCTGCATATCGAGCGTCTGGCATTTGCTGAGTTCGCCGGGAAAGTGTGCGGTGTGGCGACAACTGTCTTCATGGCGTTGTTTGAACATGCAGTGGTGTCCGTGATAGCCGGATTCTACGTGTCGCAGGTTGTCAGATTGTTGCTCTTGCATGAGACCGCTCTTGCTTTGTTGATAGCACCACGAGGCCAGGAACGTTCAGCCGGAAGGCGTGGAGTCATAGTGTCGTATGCGGTGGCGCAGATGCTCGGCCAGGTTTCGAATACGTTGGCGGCCAAAGCTGACGAACTGATCGTCGCGGCGGCCATGCCTCTAGAGACATTCGGCATTTATTCTTCGATGAAGCAACTGGTTATTCAGGCGGTCGCTTTCGTTGCACCTGTGGTGCGGAGGTTGACTATGCCGTTTTTCGCGAGTCACAGAGGCGGGGCATCCGAAAAATCCCGGCTTACACCGAATAATTTAATTTGCTGGTCCAACGCCGTTTATATAGGTTTTTTTGTTTCTTTGGCGTTAGCTTCAGAACCATTAACGAGGTTTATATTTGGATCGAAATTTATAAATCACACGGACTGGCTGATTTTATTCGCTGTGCTCTGGTCGGTTCGCACATTTGCCGGGGGTGCCATCTCGGCATATCTTCAAAGTACGGGTGCTCCGCTTGCGGATTTCTGGTGGACGCTTGTCCAGCTTATCGTGCAGACGACTGTGATGCTGATGACTTCGCCGAGCGGAGTCTATGTAATGTTAATCAGCGCAATAGTCAGCTATTTGGTTGTTGCTGTCTTGGGCTATCTGACTATTTATAGATGGAAATCTCGGGTGTCGGTTTGCGAGGTGGTGGTTATTATAATAATCCCTGCGTTGTCGTACTACGTCATTGGTCTGTCTCTGCTTTGGCTCGAATCGGCGTTTGAAATATACTGGATTGACGCTGTGTGTGTATTAATATTTATGTGTGCCGTCATCGCTGTGACGAGCGTAACTTCGGGAGATCGACGAATCTTATTTAAAAGGAGCGCTGTATGA